One genomic region from Candidatus Rokuibacteriota bacterium encodes:
- the sseA gene encoding 3-mercaptopyruvate sulfurtransferase — translation MTTDTLGPLVSTEWLATHLGDPDLRVLDATFYLPHLHRDARAEYRAAHIPGAVYFDIDEIADRESPLPHMLPAPAEFERAAGALGIGDGDRVVVYAARQMIASARVWWTFRVFGHDRVAVLDGGLPAWLAEGRPLASGEPARPVPRRFTARPRPGLVRDLEAMLANVDSRREQVLDARSHGRFVGTEPEPRPGLRAGHIPGSLSLPYDRLFGSEDGRLLAPDRLRAVFEAAGVDLARSVAATCGSGVSAAVLAVGLHVLGRGEAAVYDGSWTEWGGRDDTPVEL, via the coding sequence ATGACGACCGACACTCTGGGCCCCCTGGTCAGCACCGAGTGGCTCGCCACGCACCTCGGCGATCCGGACCTGCGCGTCCTGGACGCGACCTTCTACCTGCCGCATCTCCACCGCGATGCGCGCGCCGAGTACCGCGCCGCCCACATCCCGGGCGCCGTCTACTTCGACATCGACGAGATCGCGGACCGCGAGAGCCCGCTGCCGCACATGCTGCCCGCGCCGGCGGAGTTCGAGCGGGCGGCGGGGGCGCTCGGCATCGGCGACGGGGACCGCGTCGTGGTCTACGCGGCGCGCCAGATGATCGCCTCGGCCCGCGTGTGGTGGACCTTCCGCGTCTTCGGCCACGATCGCGTGGCAGTGCTGGACGGGGGGCTTCCGGCCTGGCTTGCCGAGGGGCGACCGCTCGCCTCCGGCGAGCCCGCGCGGCCGGTGCCGCGCCGATTCACGGCTCGTCCTCGCCCGGGCCTGGTGCGCGACCTCGAGGCCATGCTCGCCAACGTGGACAGCCGGCGCGAGCAGGTGCTCGACGCCCGATCCCATGGTCGCTTCGTCGGCACGGAGCCCGAGCCGCGACCGGGCCTCCGCGCCGGCCACATCCCCGGGAGCCTGAGCCTGCCCTACGACCGCCTCTTCGGCTCCGAGGACGGCCGGCTCCTGGCGCCGGACCGGCTCAGGGCGGTGTTCGAGGCCGCGGGCGTCGACCTCGCCCGGTCCGTGGCGGCCACCTGCGGCTCGGGCGTGAGCGCCGCCGTGCTGGCGGTGGGGCTCCACGTGCTTGGGCGCGGGGAGGCCGCCGTGTACGACGGCTCCTGGACGGAATGGGGTGGGCGGGACGACACCCCCGTGGAGCTCTGA
- a CDS encoding aminopeptidase P N-terminal domain-containing protein, which translates to MSQPPPFTERRRRFAEMIGEGIAVIPGAQETLRNGDVHHEFRQASDFFFLAGFEEPDAVLLLDPTHPRERVVLFVRPRDREMEIWNGRRAGVEGAVAHFGADAAYPVDQLDDRLRERLLDRPALYYRLGQPGLDGRILRLLEQARAARARGYSVPARVEDPGPLLHELRLRRLPAEVAAQRRACEISREAHVEAMRFAAPGLYEYQVQAALEFVFRIHGSPRNGYPSIVASGPNACILHYTESRRRIEAGDLVLVDAGCEWGYHSADITRTFPAGGHFTAPQRAIYGLVLDAQAAAIAAARPGQPYEAVHEAARRVLTEGLVALGLVPLGVADSLAMHHYREFYMHGTGHWLGMDVHDVGDYRIRRQSRLLEPGMVLTVEPGLYVDPERERATFHLREYSEEEMWDRRLRLGMAAAKKVEEEEKAKTTTVDHPIPPEYRGIGVRIEDDLLITETGAEVLTAGTPKTVEEVERTCAEPSRLPRL; encoded by the coding sequence ATGAGCCAGCCACCGCCCTTCACGGAGCGCCGGCGCCGCTTTGCCGAGATGATCGGCGAGGGGATCGCTGTCATCCCCGGCGCCCAGGAGACGCTGCGGAACGGCGACGTCCACCACGAGTTCCGCCAGGCCTCGGACTTCTTCTTCCTCGCCGGCTTCGAGGAGCCCGACGCGGTGCTGCTGCTCGACCCCACCCACCCGCGGGAACGCGTCGTGCTCTTCGTCCGGCCCCGCGACCGCGAGATGGAGATCTGGAACGGCCGGCGGGCCGGGGTGGAAGGCGCCGTGGCCCACTTCGGCGCCGACGCCGCCTACCCCGTGGACCAGCTCGACGACCGGCTGCGCGAGCGCCTGCTGGATCGGCCGGCCCTCTACTACCGGCTCGGCCAGCCGGGCCTCGACGGCAGGATCCTGAGGCTGCTGGAGCAGGCGCGGGCCGCGAGGGCGCGCGGCTACTCGGTCCCCGCGCGGGTCGAGGATCCGGGGCCGCTGCTCCACGAGCTGCGGCTGAGACGGCTGCCCGCCGAGGTCGCGGCGCAGCGTCGCGCCTGCGAGATCAGCCGCGAGGCTCACGTCGAGGCCATGCGCTTCGCGGCGCCGGGGCTCTACGAGTACCAGGTCCAGGCCGCCCTCGAGTTCGTCTTCCGCATCCACGGGTCGCCCCGCAACGGCTACCCCTCCATCGTCGCCTCGGGCCCCAATGCCTGCATCCTGCACTACACCGAGAGTCGCCGCCGCATCGAAGCGGGCGACCTCGTCCTCGTCGACGCCGGCTGCGAGTGGGGATACCACAGCGCGGACATCACGCGCACCTTTCCCGCTGGCGGGCACTTCACGGCGCCGCAGCGCGCCATCTACGGCCTGGTGCTGGACGCCCAGGCGGCGGCCATCGCCGCGGCCCGGCCGGGACAACCCTACGAGGCCGTGCACGAGGCCGCCCGCCGCGTCCTCACCGAGGGCCTGGTGGCGCTGGGCCTCGTGCCCCTCGGGGTGGCGGACTCGCTCGCCATGCATCATTACCGCGAGTTCTACATGCACGGCACCGGCCACTGGCTCGGCATGGACGTGCACGACGTGGGGGACTACCGGATCCGGCGGCAGTCCCGGCTGCTGGAGCCCGGCATGGTCCTCACCGTGGAGCCCGGCCTCTACGTCGACCCCGAGCGCGAGCGCGCCACCTTCCACCTCCGCGAGTACAGCGAGGAGGAGATGTGGGACCGGCGGCTCCGGCTGGGGATGGCCGCGGCGAAGAAGGTCGAGGAAGAGGAGAAGGCAAAGACGACGACGGTCGACCACCCGATCCCGCCCGAGTACCGCGGCATCGGCGTGCGGATCGAGGACGATCTCCTGATCACCGAGACGGGCGCCGAGGTCCTGACCGCCGGCACGCCGAAGACCGTCGAGGAGGTCGAGCGCACGTGCGCCGAGCCCTCCCGCCTGCCGCGGCTCTGA